The Procambarus clarkii isolate CNS0578487 chromosome 24, FALCON_Pclarkii_2.0, whole genome shotgun sequence genome includes a region encoding these proteins:
- the LOC123761549 gene encoding spermatogenesis-associated protein 31H1-like translates to MLRQSHGVACDQSHGVAIDHSHGVACDQSHGVACDQSHGVACDQSHGVAIDQSHGVACDQSHGVACDQSHGVACDQSHGVACDQSHGVACDQSHGVACDQSHGVACDQSHGVACDQSHGVACDQSHGVACDQSHGVAIDQSHGVACDQSHGVACDQSHGVACDQSHGVACDQSHGVACDQSHGVAIDQSHGVACDQSHGVACDQSHGVACDQSHGVACDQSHGVACDQSHGVACDQSHGVACDQSHGVVCDQSHGVASDQTHGVACGQSHGVASDQSHGVACGQSHGVASDQSHGVACGQSHGVASDQSHGVACDQSHGVAIDQSHGVACDQSHGVACDQSHGVACDQSHGVACDQSHGVACDQSHGVACDQSHGVACDQSHGVSHGVASDQSHGVACGQSHGVASDQSHGVACDQSHGGACHQSHGVACGQSHGVASDQSHGVACDQSHGVACDQSHGVACDQSHGVACDQSHGVACDQSHGVACDQSHGVACDQSHGVACDQSHGVACDQSHGVACDQSHGVACDQSHGVACDQSHGVACDQSHGVACDQSHGVASDQSHGVAKVLW, encoded by the exons TCTCATGGTGTGGCCTGTGATCAGTCTCATGGTGTGGCCATTGATCATTCTCATGGTGTGGCCTGTGATCAGTCTCATGGTGTGGCCTGTGATCAGTCTCATGGTGTGGCCTGTGATCAGTCCCATGGTGTGGCCATTGATCAGTCCCATGGTGTGGCCTGTGATCAGTCCCATGGTGTGGCCTGTGATCAGTCCCATGGTGTGGCCTGTGATCAGTCCCATGGTGTGGCCTGTGATCAGTCCCATGGTGTGGCCTGTGATCAGTCCCATGGTGTGGCCTGTGATCAGTCTCATGGTGTGGCCTGTGATCAGTCCCATGGTGTGGCCTGTGATCAGTCCCATGGTGTGGCCTGTGATCAGTCTCATGGTGTGGCCTGTGATCAGTCCCATGGTGTGGCCATTGATCAGTCCCATGGTGTGGCCTGTGATCAGTCCCATGGTGTGGCCTGTGATCAGTCCCATGGTGTGGCCTGTGATCAGTCCCACGGTGTGGCCTGTGATCAGTCTCATGGTGTGGCCTGTGATCAGTCCCATGGTGTGGCCATTGATCAGTCCCATGGTGTGGCCTGTGATCAGTCCCATGGTGTGGCCTGTGATCAGTCCCATGGTGTGGCCTGTGATCAGTCCCATGGTGTGGCCTGTGATCAGTCCCATGGTGTGGCCTGTGATCAGTCCCATGGTGTGGCCTGTGATCAGTCCCATGGTGTGGCCTGTGATCAGTCCCATGGTGTGGTCTGTGATCAGTCTCATGGTGTGGCCAGTGATCAGACCCATGGTGTGGCCTGTGGTCAGTCCCATGGTGTGGCCAGTGATCAGTCTCATGGTGTGGCCTGTGGTCAGTCCCATGGTGTGGCCAGTGATCAGTCCCATGGTGTGGCCTGTGGTCAGTCCCATGGTGTGGCCAGTGATCAGTCCCATGGTGTGGCCTGTGATCAGTCCCATGGTGTGGCCATTGATCAGTCCCATGGTGTGGCCTGTGATCAGTCCCATGGTGTGGCCTGTGATCAGTCCCATGGTGTGGCCTGTGATCAGTCCCATGGTGTGGCCTGTGATCAGTCCCATGGTGTGGCCTGTGATCAGTCCCATGGTGTGGCCTGTGATCAGTCCCATGGTGTGGCCTGTGATCAGTCCCATGGTGTG TCCCATGGTGTGGCCAGTGATCAGTCCCATGGTGTGGCCTGTGGTCAGTCCCATGGTGTGGCCAGTGATCAGTCCCATGGTGTGGCCTGTGATCAGTCCCATGGTGGGGCCTGTCATCAGTCCCATGGTGTGGCCTGTGGTCAGTCCCATGGTGTGGCCAGTGATCAGTCCCATGGTGTGGCCTGTGATCAGTCCCATGGTGTGGCCTGTGATCAGTCCCATGGTGTGGCCTGTGATCAGTCCCATGGTGTGGCCTGTGATCAGTCCCATGGTGTGGCCTGTGATCAGTCCCATGGTGTGGCCTGTGATCAGTCCCATGGTGTGGCCTGTGATCAGTCCCATGGTGTGGCCTGTGATCAGTCCCATGGTGTGGCCTGTGATCAGTCCCATGGTGTGGCCTGTGATCAGTCCCATGGTGTGGCCTGTGATCAGTCCCATGGTGTGGCCTGTGATCAGTCCCATGGTGTGGCCTGTGATCAGTCCCATGGTGTGGCCTGTGATCAGTCCCATGGTGTGGCCAGTGATCAGTCCCATGGTGTGGCCAAGGTCTTGTGGTAG